The following proteins are encoded in a genomic region of Synechococcus sp. CBW1002:
- the lpdA gene encoding dihydrolipoyl dehydrogenase, which translates to MSDATFDYDVIVIGAGYGGFDAAKHAADHGLSVAIVESRDMGGTCVNRGCVPSKALLAASGRVRELADAEHLAGFGIHAAPVRFERQKIADHANQLVATIRGNLTKTLERAGATILRGKGRLDGVQRVVVRESGSGLERPYTAREVILATGSEPFVPPGIETDGRTVFTSDEAVSLEWLPRWLAIIGSGYIGLEFADVYTALGCEVTMIEALDRVMPTFDPDIAKIAARKLIDGRDIDARSGLLARKVTTGCPVMIELADMKSRELVETLEVDAVLVATGRVPSSKDLNLASVGVETNRGFIPVDDRMRVLVHGEPVPHLWAVGDVTGKMMLAHTAAAQGTVAIDNILGHGREIDYRSIPAATFTHPEISSVGLSEADARALAARDGFELGMVRSYFKANSKALAELESDGLMKLLFNKSSGEVLGAHIYGLHAADLIQEIANAVARRQNVQQLASEVHTHPTLSEVVEVAYKQAAMAVG; encoded by the coding sequence GTGAGCGACGCGACCTTCGACTACGACGTGATCGTGATCGGCGCCGGCTACGGCGGTTTCGATGCGGCCAAACATGCTGCAGACCATGGGCTCAGCGTCGCCATCGTCGAATCCCGCGACATGGGCGGCACCTGCGTGAATCGCGGCTGTGTGCCCTCCAAAGCCCTGCTGGCCGCCAGCGGCAGGGTGCGCGAGCTGGCCGATGCCGAGCATCTGGCCGGCTTCGGCATCCATGCGGCGCCGGTGCGCTTCGAGCGCCAGAAAATCGCCGACCACGCCAACCAGCTGGTGGCCACGATCCGCGGCAATCTCACCAAGACCCTGGAGCGGGCCGGCGCCACCATCCTGCGGGGCAAGGGCCGCCTCGATGGGGTGCAGCGCGTGGTGGTTCGCGAGAGCGGCAGTGGCCTTGAGCGCCCCTATACCGCCCGCGAGGTGATCCTCGCCACCGGTTCGGAACCCTTCGTGCCACCTGGCATCGAGACCGACGGCCGCACCGTGTTCACCAGCGACGAAGCGGTGAGCCTGGAGTGGCTGCCCCGCTGGCTGGCGATCATCGGCAGTGGCTACATCGGACTGGAGTTTGCCGATGTCTACACAGCCCTGGGCTGTGAAGTCACGATGATTGAAGCCCTGGATCGGGTGATGCCCACCTTCGATCCCGACATCGCCAAGATCGCGGCCCGCAAGCTGATCGACGGCCGCGACATCGATGCTCGATCGGGCCTGCTGGCGCGCAAGGTGACAACGGGCTGCCCGGTCATGATTGAACTGGCCGACATGAAGAGCCGCGAGTTGGTCGAAACCCTGGAGGTCGATGCGGTCCTGGTGGCCACCGGCCGGGTTCCCAGCAGCAAGGACCTCAACCTGGCCTCCGTGGGAGTGGAGACCAACCGCGGCTTCATCCCGGTGGATGACCGGATGCGCGTGCTCGTGCATGGAGAACCGGTTCCCCACCTCTGGGCCGTGGGCGATGTGACCGGCAAGATGATGCTCGCCCACACCGCCGCCGCCCAGGGCACCGTGGCCATCGACAACATCCTGGGCCATGGCCGGGAGATTGATTACCGCTCCATTCCGGCGGCCACCTTCACCCACCCCGAGATCAGTTCGGTGGGTCTGAGCGAAGCCGACGCCAGGGCGCTGGCGGCCCGTGACGGCTTCGAGCTGGGCATGGTGCGCAGCTATTTCAAGGCCAACTCCAAGGCCCTGGCTGAGCTGGAGAGCGATGGTCTGATGAAGCTGCTGTTCAACAAGAGCAGTGGCGAAGTGCTCGGCGCCCACATCTACGGCCTGCACGCCGCTGATCTGATCCAGGAGATCGCCAACGCCGTGGCCCGCCGCCAGAACGTCCAGCAGCTGGCCAGCGAAGTGCACACCCATCCCACCCTCAGCGAGGTGGTCGAGGTGGCCTACAAGCAGGCCGCCATGGCCGTGGGCTGA
- the trpC gene encoding indole-3-glycerol phosphate synthase TrpC, giving the protein MEIRRRPPNPPVKVAHLTYGIPHPEAEPRHILEKIVWEKDREVAVARERVSLEQLKAQVVDLPAPRDFVAALRASCRKPAVIAEVKKASPSKGVIREDFDPEAIAAGYAAGGASCLSVLTDKTFFQGGFEVLVQVRQVVALPLLCKDFILSPYQLYQARAAGADAALLIAAILTDQDLGYLLKVARSLGLAVLVEVHDAAEMERVLALDGVTLIGINNRDLSTFHTDLATTEQLMQRHGAQVRAKGALLVSESGLFNRDDLDRVQSAGADAVLVGEALMRQPDVTAALETLIEGA; this is encoded by the coding sequence ATGGAGATCCGCCGCCGCCCGCCCAATCCCCCCGTGAAGGTGGCCCACCTCACCTACGGCATTCCCCATCCGGAGGCTGAACCCCGCCACATCCTCGAGAAGATCGTCTGGGAAAAAGACCGGGAGGTGGCGGTCGCGCGTGAGCGGGTGAGCCTGGAGCAGCTCAAGGCTCAGGTGGTCGACCTGCCGGCCCCGCGGGACTTCGTGGCGGCCCTGCGGGCCAGTTGCCGTAAGCCCGCCGTGATCGCCGAGGTGAAGAAGGCCAGCCCCAGCAAGGGTGTGATCCGCGAAGACTTCGACCCCGAAGCCATTGCCGCCGGCTACGCGGCCGGTGGCGCCAGCTGCCTGTCGGTGCTCACCGACAAGACCTTTTTCCAGGGCGGCTTCGAGGTGCTGGTGCAGGTGCGCCAGGTGGTGGCCCTGCCGCTGCTCTGCAAAGACTTCATCCTCAGCCCCTATCAGCTGTACCAGGCCCGTGCGGCCGGCGCCGACGCGGCCCTGCTGATCGCCGCCATCCTCACCGATCAAGACCTGGGCTACCTGCTCAAGGTGGCCCGCAGTCTGGGGTTGGCGGTGCTGGTGGAAGTGCACGATGCCGCCGAGATGGAGCGGGTGCTGGCCCTCGACGGGGTGACGCTGATCGGCATCAACAACCGTGATCTGAGCACCTTCCACACCGATCTGGCCACCACCGAGCAGCTGATGCAGCGCCACGGAGCCCAGGTGCGCGCCAAGGGGGCCCTGCTGGTGAGCGAATCGGGCCTGTTCAACCGCGACGACCTCGACCGGGTGCAGAGCGCCGGCGCCGATGCGGTGCTGGTGGGCGAAGCGCTGATGCGGCAGCCCGATGTGACCGCTGCTCTGGAGACGCTGATCGAAGGTGCGTAG
- the rpsD gene encoding 30S ribosomal protein S4: protein MSRYRGPRLRITRRLGDLPGLTRKAAKRSYPPGQHGQARRKRSEYAIRLEEKQKLRFNYGISERQLVRYVKKARAQEGSTGTNLLKLLENRLDNLCFRVGFGPTVPGARQLVNHGHVTVNGRVVDIPSYQCRAGDVIAIRERKQSKLLAEANLAFPGLSNIPPHLEFDKAKLTVKVGGKIEREWVALEINELLVVEFYSRKV, encoded by the coding sequence ATGTCTCGCTACCGCGGCCCTCGTCTGAGGATCACGCGGCGCTTGGGAGACCTCCCCGGTCTCACCCGTAAGGCCGCCAAGCGGTCTTATCCCCCCGGTCAGCACGGCCAAGCCCGTCGCAAGCGCTCCGAATACGCCATCCGCCTGGAAGAGAAGCAGAAGCTTCGCTTCAACTACGGCATCTCCGAGCGCCAGCTCGTGCGCTACGTCAAGAAGGCGCGCGCCCAGGAGGGTTCCACAGGAACCAACCTGCTGAAGCTGCTCGAGAACCGCCTTGACAATCTTTGTTTCCGCGTGGGCTTTGGTCCCACGGTGCCTGGTGCCCGCCAGCTGGTGAACCATGGCCACGTGACCGTGAACGGCCGCGTCGTGGATATCCCCAGCTACCAGTGCCGGGCCGGTGATGTGATCGCCATCCGTGAACGCAAGCAGAGCAAGCTCCTGGCTGAAGCCAACCTTGCCTTCCCGGGTCTGTCCAACATTCCCCCCCATCTTGAGTTCGACAAGGCCAAGCTCACCGTCAAGGTGGGTGGCAAGATCGAGCGCGAATGGGTGGCTCTGGAGATCAACGAACTCCTGGTGGTTGAGTTCTACTCCCGCAAAGTCTGA
- the yidD gene encoding membrane protein insertion efficiency factor YidD, translated as MAAPRQGGWATRWLTLLLLGLISLYRRWISPLLGPRCRFIPSCSAYGLEAIRRHGPWRGSWLTAGRLLRCHPFTPCGCDPVPD; from the coding sequence CTGGCTGCCCCCCGCCAGGGTGGTTGGGCAACGCGCTGGCTGACCCTGCTGCTGCTCGGACTGATCAGCCTCTACCGCCGTTGGATCTCGCCGCTGCTCGGACCCCGTTGCCGCTTCATCCCCAGCTGCAGCGCCTATGGCCTTGAGGCGATCCGCCGTCATGGACCCTGGCGTGGCAGCTGGCTCACCGCGGGACGGCTGCTGCGTTGCCATCCCTTCACCCCCTGCGGCTGCGATCCCGTTCCCGACTGA
- a CDS encoding glutaredoxin family protein produces the protein MAELILYTRQDCCLCQGLEERLRALQPALPLQCLDVDGDPALKARYDLTVPVLAIEQDGTRRELPRVSPRLAGPRLRTWLQENGFPGPGV, from the coding sequence ATGGCTGAGCTGATCCTCTACACCCGCCAGGACTGCTGCCTGTGCCAAGGCCTGGAAGAGCGGTTGCGGGCCCTGCAGCCAGCCCTGCCACTGCAGTGCCTGGATGTGGATGGCGATCCCGCCCTCAAGGCCCGCTACGACCTGACGGTGCCGGTGCTGGCGATCGAGCAGGACGGCACGCGGCGCGAGTTGCCGCGGGTCTCGCCGCGCCTGGCCGGCCCCCGTCTCCGGACTTGGTTGCAGGAGAACGGATTTCCCGGTCCAGGCGTCTAG
- a CDS encoding UDP-N-acetylmuramoyl-L-alanyl-D-glutamate--2,6-diaminopimelate ligase, translated as MHPLPDPLLHPLLLRAGLAVPPACANAEVLGIHCDSRRVEPGTLFVGLPGAQVDGGTFWPEALAAGAVAAVIGPEAAVARPPGEDDPVVVVSDPVAHWAGRLAADFWQQPSQRLALIGVTGTNGKTTTTHLIEHLASEAGQPAALFGTLANRWPGHSVTAQHTTAFADVLQAQLAQAVEAGARIGAMEVSSHALDQERVSGCRFAGAVFTNLTQDHLDYHASMEAYFAAKCRLFEEPLLAGGAVVNVDDPWGHRLAQHLRQQRGDLCWRSSLEDPTMELTITDLVMDATGVRGTLVTPRGSGAFRSPLVGRFNLMNLLQAVGVLVQQNIPVPQLLEGLASFRGVPGRMERVSLAGGPPAPAVLVDYAHTPDGLESALLACRPFCRGRLICVFGCGGDRDRTKRPLMGAIAARLADQVVVTSDNPRTENPQAILEDVLAGIPVSTSMDVEVDRARAIAGAIALAGPQDLVLIAGKGHEDYQILGTTKIHFDDREEAEKALRAMAS; from the coding sequence ATGCATCCGCTGCCTGATCCGCTGCTCCACCCGCTGCTGCTTCGTGCCGGCCTGGCGGTGCCGCCGGCCTGTGCCAACGCCGAGGTGCTGGGCATCCATTGCGATTCCCGCCGGGTCGAGCCGGGCACTCTTTTCGTGGGACTGCCCGGTGCCCAGGTGGATGGCGGAACCTTCTGGCCCGAGGCCCTGGCCGCCGGTGCAGTGGCCGCCGTGATCGGCCCGGAAGCCGCAGTCGCCAGGCCACCAGGCGAAGACGACCCGGTGGTGGTGGTGAGTGATCCCGTCGCCCACTGGGCCGGTCGGCTGGCTGCCGATTTCTGGCAGCAACCCAGCCAGCGCCTGGCCCTGATCGGGGTCACCGGCACCAATGGCAAAACCACCACCACCCATCTGATCGAGCATCTGGCCAGCGAGGCCGGTCAGCCGGCGGCCCTGTTCGGCACCCTCGCGAACCGCTGGCCCGGTCACAGCGTGACGGCGCAGCACACCACGGCGTTCGCCGATGTGCTCCAGGCCCAGCTGGCCCAGGCCGTGGAGGCCGGTGCCCGGATCGGCGCCATGGAAGTGAGTTCCCATGCCCTCGACCAGGAGCGGGTCAGCGGCTGCCGCTTCGCCGGGGCGGTGTTCACCAACCTCACCCAGGACCACCTCGACTACCACGCCTCGATGGAGGCCTACTTCGCGGCCAAGTGTCGGCTGTTCGAAGAGCCGCTGCTGGCCGGCGGCGCCGTGGTGAACGTGGATGATCCCTGGGGACACCGCCTCGCCCAGCACCTGCGTCAGCAGCGGGGGGATCTCTGCTGGCGCAGCTCCCTCGAGGATCCCACCATGGAACTCACGATCACCGATCTGGTGATGGACGCCACCGGTGTGCGCGGCACCCTGGTGACGCCCAGGGGATCAGGAGCCTTCCGCTCGCCATTGGTGGGCCGCTTCAATCTGATGAATCTGCTGCAGGCGGTCGGGGTGTTGGTGCAGCAGAACATTCCAGTGCCGCAGCTGCTGGAGGGGCTGGCAAGCTTCCGCGGAGTGCCCGGCCGGATGGAGCGGGTGAGCCTGGCCGGTGGGCCACCGGCTCCGGCGGTGCTGGTGGACTACGCCCACACCCCCGATGGTCTGGAGAGCGCCCTGCTGGCCTGCCGGCCCTTCTGTCGCGGCCGTCTGATCTGCGTGTTCGGCTGCGGCGGCGACCGCGACCGCACCAAGCGGCCCCTGATGGGCGCGATCGCGGCTCGCCTGGCCGATCAGGTGGTGGTGACCTCCGACAACCCCCGCACCGAGAATCCCCAGGCGATCCTTGAGGACGTGCTGGCCGGCATCCCGGTCAGCACGTCCATGGACGTGGAGGTGGATCGGGCCCGGGCCATCGCTGGCGCCATTGCCCTGGCCGGCCCGCAGGACCTGGTGCTGATCGCGGGCAAGGGCCACGAGGATTACCAGATTCTCGGCACCACCAAGATCCACTTCGATGACCGTGAAGAAGCCGAGAAGGCGCTGCGGGCCATGGCGTCCTGA
- the aqpZ gene encoding aquaporin Z: MAQDIPVSKKFLAELIGTFWLVLGGCGSAVLAANFPYDNAAANPLGLGFLGVSLAFGLTLLTMAYAIGHISGCHINPAVSFGLWAGGRFRGSLLLPYIAAQVIGAVIAGGLILLVASGRAGFELAGSNPLATNGFGAHSPGGYGFVAALVIEVVLTFIFLLVILGTTDKLAPVGFAGLPIGLSLTLIHLISIPVTNTEVGAFYWTVPAPDIVNPGRVEHGSASV, encoded by the coding sequence ATGGCCCAAGACATTCCCGTGTCGAAGAAGTTTCTGGCGGAACTGATCGGCACCTTCTGGCTCGTGCTCGGCGGTTGTGGCAGTGCGGTGCTCGCGGCCAATTTCCCCTACGACAACGCTGCCGCCAATCCCCTGGGGCTGGGATTCCTCGGCGTTTCCCTGGCCTTCGGACTGACGCTGCTGACGATGGCCTATGCCATCGGACACATCTCCGGCTGCCACATCAACCCAGCCGTGAGCTTCGGCCTCTGGGCCGGCGGTCGCTTCCGCGGCTCTCTGCTGCTGCCCTACATCGCCGCCCAGGTGATCGGTGCGGTGATCGCCGGCGGCCTGATTCTGCTGGTGGCTTCGGGCCGTGCCGGCTTTGAGCTGGCCGGCAGCAATCCCCTCGCTACCAATGGCTTCGGGGCGCACTCTCCTGGTGGCTATGGCTTTGTTGCCGCCCTGGTGATCGAGGTGGTGCTCACCTTCATCTTCCTGCTGGTGATCCTCGGCACCACCGACAAGCTCGCCCCCGTGGGCTTCGCGGGTCTGCCGATCGGTCTGTCGCTCACCCTGATCCACCTGATCAGCATCCCCGTCACCAACACTGAGGTGGGTGCCTTTTATTGGACAGTTCCGGCCCCTGACATCGTTAACCCAGGACGGGTGGAACATGGTTCGGCCTCAGTGTAG
- a CDS encoding IS3 family transposase, protein MRKLVDHDHPELSISRQCALLGLPRSTLYYRPTPVRVSTLRIMARIDALYLEDPCSGSRRMVDYLAQDGIPISRDRVRNLMRRMGLRAIYQKPRTTVPGDPSVRFPCLVDLTQVTSVDQVWATDITYIPLQKGFLYLVAIMDLHSRHVLSWRLSNSLDTKFCLEALEMALGGGRRPEIFHSDQGCQFTSADFVARLKGERIQISWSGRKRCYDNILVERLWRTVKYEEVYLRAYSDGWDAEISLARFLWRYCHVRPHSSLGGKTPHAVYTEAEPCSTRPGLTMSGAGTVQ, encoded by the coding sequence CTGCGCAAGCTGGTCGATCACGACCACCCCGAGCTCAGCATCAGCAGGCAGTGTGCGCTGCTGGGGCTGCCTCGATCCACGCTGTACTACCGGCCGACACCGGTCCGTGTATCGACGCTGCGGATCATGGCCAGGATCGATGCTCTCTACCTGGAGGATCCCTGCAGCGGCAGCCGCCGGATGGTGGACTATCTGGCCCAAGATGGTATCCCGATCAGCCGAGATCGAGTGCGAAACCTCATGCGGCGCATGGGATTACGGGCGATCTACCAGAAGCCCCGGACGACGGTTCCAGGTGATCCGTCCGTGCGGTTCCCCTGCCTGGTGGACCTCACGCAGGTCACGTCGGTGGATCAGGTCTGGGCGACCGACATCACCTACATCCCTCTGCAGAAAGGGTTCCTCTATCTGGTGGCGATCATGGATCTCCATTCCAGGCATGTGCTCAGCTGGAGGCTCTCCAACAGCCTTGACACGAAGTTCTGTCTGGAGGCCCTGGAGATGGCCTTGGGAGGCGGCCGTAGGCCAGAGATCTTCCACTCCGATCAAGGCTGTCAGTTCACGTCCGCTGACTTTGTGGCCAGACTCAAAGGGGAGCGGATCCAGATCAGCTGGTCCGGCAGAAAGCGGTGCTACGACAACATCCTTGTTGAACGGCTGTGGAGGACTGTCAAGTACGAGGAGGTCTACCTACGGGCATACAGCGATGGCTGGGACGCTGAAATCAGCCTGGCCCGCTTCCTGTGGCGGTATTGCCATGTAAGACCTCACAGTTCCCTTGGAGGCAAAACTCCCCACGCGGTCTACACTGAGGCCGAACCATGTTCCACCCGTCCTGGGTTAACGATGTCAGGGGCCGGAACTGTCCAATAA
- a CDS encoding transposase, whose product MSKRRTHSPEFKARVAMEAISGRKTIQEIAADHAIHPIQVSQWKRQLLDGASELFTRGKKTKDKEEGQAKEAELFQQIGRLQMELEWLKKKSQLL is encoded by the coding sequence ATGAGCAAGCGCCGCACCCACAGCCCCGAGTTCAAGGCCAGGGTCGCCATGGAGGCGATCAGTGGCCGCAAGACGATCCAGGAGATCGCCGCCGACCACGCCATCCACCCGATCCAGGTGAGCCAGTGGAAGCGGCAGCTCCTGGACGGTGCCAGCGAGCTCTTCACCCGAGGCAAGAAGACCAAGGACAAGGAGGAGGGGCAGGCCAAGGAGGCGGAGCTGTTCCAGCAGATCGGACGGCTGCAGATGGAGCTGGAGTGGCTCAAAAAAAAGTCTCAACTGCTCTGA
- a CDS encoding aminotransferase class V-fold PLP-dependent enzyme gives MAKQAPHTDTPVAVIDPMPLRAQMPALANKTYFNYGGQGPLPSASLEAITAAWTTIQELGPFSGAVWPYLEQVTTSLRQRLASWFGVSSQRVALTENVTSGCVLPLWGLPWEPGDELLIGDCEHPGVVAACRELARRQGLSLATLPVQWVRRTACSGDAAALEQAVLEQLQRCLRPRTRLVVLSHLLWNTGQVMPIAAVAERLAAHPRRPWLLVDGAQSLGSLPLADAGAANGAAAADIYGCTGHKWCCGPEGLGAVVLSERLLAEARPTLIGWRSLRNEGQAGSDFHRDGRRFEVATSCTPLMAGLTCSLRLLEAQGSAEQRLARIQHLSRQLWHGLGTLPGIQPLLTAPPPAGLVSFQLDAAQAGASGGDAARATALVKALGQRGVWIRSLDDPICLRACTHITTTEAEVELLLHCLAEILAGEASVS, from the coding sequence ATGGCCAAGCAGGCTCCACATACCGACACCCCCGTTGCCGTGATCGATCCCATGCCGTTGCGAGCGCAGATGCCTGCCCTCGCCAACAAGACCTACTTCAATTACGGCGGCCAGGGCCCCCTGCCCTCCGCTTCCCTGGAGGCGATCACGGCCGCATGGACCACCATTCAGGAGCTGGGGCCGTTCAGCGGGGCTGTGTGGCCCTACCTGGAGCAGGTCACGACCTCACTCCGGCAGCGGCTGGCCTCCTGGTTCGGGGTGTCGTCCCAGCGGGTGGCCCTCACCGAAAACGTGACCAGCGGCTGCGTGCTGCCGTTGTGGGGGTTGCCCTGGGAGCCGGGTGATGAGCTGCTGATCGGCGATTGTGAACATCCCGGTGTGGTGGCCGCCTGCCGGGAGCTGGCCCGGCGCCAGGGGTTGAGCCTGGCCACCCTGCCTGTGCAATGGGTGCGCAGAACCGCCTGTTCCGGTGATGCCGCCGCTCTGGAGCAGGCGGTGCTGGAGCAGCTGCAGCGCTGCCTGCGACCCCGGACCCGCCTGGTGGTGCTCTCGCACCTGCTCTGGAATACGGGCCAGGTGATGCCGATCGCGGCAGTGGCGGAGCGCCTCGCCGCGCACCCCCGCCGGCCCTGGCTGCTGGTGGATGGGGCCCAGTCGCTGGGAAGTCTGCCCCTGGCGGATGCTGGTGCCGCCAATGGGGCCGCCGCCGCCGATATCTACGGCTGTACCGGCCATAAGTGGTGCTGCGGCCCGGAAGGCCTGGGAGCGGTGGTGCTCTCGGAACGACTGCTGGCAGAGGCTCGCCCCACCTTGATCGGCTGGCGCAGCCTCCGCAACGAAGGCCAGGCCGGCAGCGACTTTCACCGCGACGGCCGCCGCTTCGAAGTGGCAACCTCCTGTACACCACTCATGGCCGGGCTGACGTGCTCCCTGCGGCTGCTGGAGGCCCAGGGCAGTGCGGAGCAGCGACTGGCCCGAATCCAGCACCTGAGCCGGCAGCTCTGGCATGGGTTGGGAACGTTGCCAGGAATTCAGCCCCTGCTCACGGCTCCGCCGCCGGCCGGGCTGGTGAGCTTTCAGCTGGATGCGGCCCAGGCCGGGGCCAGCGGCGGTGATGCCGCCCGTGCCACTGCGTTGGTCAAGGCCCTTGGCCAGAGGGGCGTGTGGATCCGCAGCCTTGATGATCCGATCTGCCTGCGGGCCTGCACCCACATCACCACCACCGAGGCGGAGGTGGAGCTGTTGCTCCATTGCCTCGCGGAGATTTTGGCCGGGGAGGCCAGCGTGAGCTGA
- a CDS encoding DUF47 domain-containing protein, protein MGLLARPLACFSTPDPRAVMSKETPQLFGKTRFLEGKIDEFLDKLSEGVIYFESGLLLLVERGVNDACDEKLQQMNDLKARCNEIRRSVVGTLYSEMLIPDFRGDVLSLLSDLYGLLDVIVDCYQEFMIEYPTVDKGAVEFLQELKNLLAVVTKSVQAAIMAARAFFRNPSAVRDHIYEIRVYESEADRSAIRLKRMIFSSSLSLVQKLHVRDAVDAIDGIADLAEDVSDELSIYAIKRAL, encoded by the coding sequence ATGGGGCTGCTGGCCAGACCTCTCGCTTGTTTCAGTACGCCAGACCCTCGGGCCGTCATGTCGAAGGAAACACCGCAGCTGTTCGGCAAGACCAGATTCCTCGAGGGAAAGATTGATGAATTTCTCGATAAATTATCCGAAGGTGTGATTTACTTCGAGTCGGGTTTGCTATTGCTGGTGGAGCGGGGCGTCAACGACGCCTGCGATGAAAAGCTTCAGCAGATGAATGACCTGAAGGCCCGCTGCAACGAGATCCGCCGATCCGTTGTGGGCACGCTCTACAGCGAAATGTTGATCCCCGATTTCAGAGGGGATGTCTTGAGCCTGTTGAGCGATCTCTACGGCCTGCTGGACGTGATCGTGGATTGCTACCAGGAGTTCATGATTGAGTATCCAACGGTCGACAAGGGGGCAGTGGAATTCCTTCAAGAGCTCAAGAATCTTCTGGCTGTAGTCACCAAGAGTGTTCAGGCCGCCATCATGGCGGCACGCGCATTCTTCCGAAATCCATCGGCAGTTCGCGACCACATCTACGAGATTCGTGTTTACGAATCTGAAGCCGACCGGTCGGCAATCAGGCTGAAGCGAATGATTTTCTCCTCTAGCCTTTCCCTGGTCCAGAAGCTGCATGTACGCGATGCGGTCGATGCCATTGATGGCATTGCCGACCTGGCAGAGGATGTCAGTGATGAACTATCGATTTATGCGATCAAGCGGGCCCTCTAA
- a CDS encoding inorganic phosphate transporter — MDLISSLVFLSSGLFLGWSLGANDASNVFGSAVGSRMVRFSTAAFLCSVFVIIGAVTAGAAASQGLGELGAVNALPGSFTTALAAAITVFWMTQLGLPVSTTQAVVGAIIGWNVFSGSITDTDQLARIFGTWVFCPVLAGIFSAALYSFTVRFIRFRRPHLLRLDADVRTGLILAGMFGSYSLGANNIGNVMGVFLDASPFSSLSLAGGYQVSGTQQLFFLGAIAIAVGVYTYSRRVMTTVGGSLMTLSPLGALVVVVANSLVLFVFSSAPLSHFVVSLGLPPIPLIPVSSSQAVVGAVIGIGLLQGLRGVRQIRWMVLLRIASGWITTPLIAALVGFILLFVVQNVFSQQVYQEVRYQLSAPVIEHLAARGVPTANLRLQSKPVVGAVTFRRALRQQTVLPPTDEAAVLASAELTPIHIDSAAIRHLDHQRLSDEQIKAVRRLAGRSFRHRWQLRAALANESSAWKPAIGDAHGTPQAQTVTLERQLGYVERAFLQRASTTRNSPGVQTNDTGPTGGTGQST, encoded by the coding sequence ATGGATCTGATTTCCAGCCTGGTTTTTCTCTCCAGCGGCCTGTTTCTCGGCTGGTCCCTGGGTGCCAACGATGCCTCCAATGTCTTCGGTTCGGCGGTGGGCAGTCGCATGGTGCGTTTTTCCACGGCCGCTTTTCTCTGCAGCGTCTTCGTGATCATTGGCGCCGTCACCGCCGGCGCTGCCGCCAGTCAGGGACTTGGCGAGCTGGGAGCGGTGAATGCTCTGCCGGGCTCCTTCACCACGGCTCTGGCGGCAGCGATCACGGTTTTCTGGATGACGCAACTGGGGCTGCCGGTCTCCACGACCCAGGCGGTGGTGGGGGCGATCATCGGTTGGAACGTCTTCAGCGGATCGATCACCGACACTGATCAACTGGCCCGAATCTTTGGAACCTGGGTGTTCTGCCCAGTTCTTGCCGGCATCTTCTCTGCCGCCCTCTATTCCTTCACGGTGCGATTCATCCGGTTTCGGCGGCCACACCTGCTGCGGCTGGATGCGGATGTGCGCACCGGATTGATTCTGGCCGGAATGTTTGGCTCCTACAGCCTCGGGGCCAACAACATCGGCAATGTGATGGGGGTCTTTCTCGATGCCTCTCCCTTCAGCAGTCTCAGCCTGGCTGGGGGCTACCAGGTCTCAGGAACGCAGCAATTGTTTTTCCTGGGTGCGATCGCCATTGCTGTTGGGGTTTATACCTATTCCCGCCGGGTGATGACCACCGTTGGCGGCAGCCTCATGACCCTGTCACCGCTGGGGGCCCTGGTGGTGGTGGTCGCTAACTCCCTGGTTCTGTTCGTGTTCTCGTCAGCCCCGCTGTCGCACTTCGTGGTGAGCCTCGGCCTGCCTCCAATCCCTCTGATCCCGGTGTCCAGCTCCCAGGCGGTGGTGGGGGCCGTGATCGGCATCGGTCTGCTGCAGGGGTTGAGGGGCGTGCGTCAGATTCGATGGATGGTGTTGCTGCGCATCGCCTCGGGTTGGATCACCACGCCCCTGATCGCTGCCCTGGTTGGCTTCATCCTGCTGTTTGTGGTGCAGAACGTCTTCAGCCAGCAGGTCTACCAGGAGGTTCGCTATCAGTTGAGCGCCCCCGTGATCGAGCATCTGGCGGCCCGTGGGGTTCCCACCGCGAATTTGCGGCTTCAGAGCAAGCCTGTCGTCGGAGCCGTGACCTTCCGCCGTGCTCTGCGGCAGCAAACCGTCTTGCCGCCTACTGATGAGGCAGCCGTTCTGGCCAGCGCCGAACTCACGCCCATCCACATCGACAGTGCCGCGATTCGACACCTGGATCACCAGCGGCTCAGTGACGAGCAGATCAAGGCTGTGCGGCGGCTGGCAGGCCGCAGCTTCCGCCACCGTTGGCAACTTCGGGCTGCTTTGGCCAACGAAAGCTCGGCCTGGAAGCCTGCCATCGGTGATGCGCATGGGACCCCTCAGGCTCAGACCGTGACGCTGGAGAGGCAGCTGGGCTACGTGGAACGTGCCTTTCTGCAGCGTGCGTCAACGACCCGTAACAGCCCTGGGGTCCAAACCAACGACACCGGTCCGACCGGCGGGACTGGTCAGAGCACCTGA